From Salvia splendens isolate huo1 chromosome 16, SspV2, whole genome shotgun sequence, a single genomic window includes:
- the LOC121771193 gene encoding 60S ribosomal protein L21-1-like, which translates to MPAGHGLRSRTRDSFSRAFRKKGPTHLSTYLRTYKIGDYVDVKVNGSIHKGMPHKFYHGRTGRVWNVTKRAVGVEVNKQVGNRIIRKRIHVRIEHVQQSRCHEEVMMRIKKNDQLKAEAKAQGKIISTKRQPEGPKPGFMVGGATLETVTPIPYDVVNDLKGGY; encoded by the exons ATGCCGGCTGGCCACGGACTGAGGTCGCGCACCAGAGATTCATTCTCTCGGGCCTTCAGGAAGAAGGGTCCGACCCATCTCTCGACCTACCTCCGCACCTACAAAATCGGAGACTATGTAGATGTTAAGGTTAACGGCTCCATCCACAAAGGCATGCCCCACAAATTCTATCACGGCCGAACTGGTCGCGTCTGGAACGTCACCAAGCGTGCCGTCGGCGTTGAAGTCAACAAGCAG GTTGGCAACAGAATTATAAGGAAAAGAATTCACGTCCGCATTGAACACGTTCAGCAATCACGTTGCCACGAAGAAGTGATGATGAGGATAAAGAAGAACGACCAGTTGAAGGCAGAGGCAAAGGCACAGGGTAAAATCATCAGCACAAAGAGGCAGCCAGAAGGTCCAAAGCCTGGATTCATGGTGGGAGGGGCAACATTAGAGACTGTAACTCCAATCCCCTATGATGTGGTCAATGATCTCAAAGGTGGTTACTGA
- the LOC121769689 gene encoding F-box protein At3g58530-like has product MEVEKEESVELWCRETLPKVMKIVSVRLPQRDLINLLLVSPWINRNLVSHPSLWLVLDFHEMSDAGNRLVAALSLPRYQNVKHINLEFARDIEDKHLENLKNKCGNSVKNVETLNLNGCQKISDIGIGFITSNCSKLKVFSIYWNVRVSDLGIRSLVNNCKLVIDLNLSGCKNVTDESLKLIAENYQGLQLLNITRCVKITDKGLDMVLVKCSSLHSLNLYALSSFTDAAYKRISLLTHLRFLDLCGAQNLSDDGLSCIAKCKNLTSLNLTWCVRITDQGVVSLAEGCKSLEFLSLFGIVGVTDKSLEALSGCCSATLTTLDVNGCIGIKRRSRDELLQLFPKLVCFKVHS; this is encoded by the exons ATGGAAGTAGAAAAGGAGGAATCAGTGGAATTATGGTGCCGAGAAACGTTACCGAAAGTGATGAAGATTGTCAGTGTGAGGCTCCCTCAAAGGGACCTGATTAATCTTTTGCTCGTTAGCCCTTGGATTAATCGTAATTTGGTTTCTCACCCTTCACTGTGGCTG gTTCTTGATTTTCATGAGATGAGTGATGCAGGGAATCGCCTTGTGGCAGCTCTCTCACTG CCGAGATACCAGAATGTGAAGCATATAAACCTTGAGTTCGCCCGTGATATTGAAGACAAACATCTtgaaaatcttaaaaacaaG TGTGGAAATTCTGTTAAGAATGTAGAGACTCTTAATTTGAATGGCTGCCAAAAGATATCTGATATTGGAATTGGATTTATAACCAGCAATTGCTCAAAATTGAAGGTGTTCTCGATCTACTGGAATGTTAG GGTGTCAGATCTTGGCATTAGGAGCTTGGTTAATAACTGCAAACTCGTGATTGATTTGAACCTGAGTGGTTGTAAG AATGTCACTGATGAAAGCTTAAAATTGATTGCCGAAAATTATCAAGGATTGCAGTTGTTGAACATAACAAG ATGTGTCAAGATAACGGACAAGGGTTTGGATATGGTACTGGTCAAGTGCTCCTCACTTCATAGTTTGAATCTTTACGCCCTTTCCAG TTTCACAGATGCCGCCTACAAGAGGATATCGCTCTTGACTCACCTGCGATTCTTAGATCTCTGTGGTGCTCAG AATCTGTCTGATGATGGCCTTTCTTGTATAGCTAAGTGCAAGAACCTAACTTCGCTAAATTTGACTTG GTGCGTGCGCATCACTGATCAAGGAGTTGTCTCTCTTGCAGAAGGCTGCAAATCTCTCGAGTTTCTGAG CCTGTTTGGAATAGTGGGAGTTACAGACAAGAGCTTGGAGGCTCTCTCAGGCTGCTGTTCGGCTACGCTTACGACGCTCGATGTTAACGGTTGTATCGGCATAAAG AGGCGAAGCCGTGATGAATTGCTGCAGTTGTTTCCCAAGTTGGTATGCTTTAAAGTCCATAGCTAA
- the LOC121770077 gene encoding probable protein kinase At2g41970 has translation MFCCGGGEVEAAAPPPKQHTTPLKPGNAYAGTAGGGDRGDPRAAGRGGAPKKVLPIELPALPLIDLNRLTDHFGQKSLIGEGSYGRVYFATLSDGRPAAIKKLDTNSSETETDITEQLSIVSRLKNEYFVSLLGYCFEGNNQILVYEYAAMGSLHDVLHGRKGVQGAEPGPLLTWNQRVKIAYGAARGLEFLHEKCQLPVVHRDIRSSNVLLFDDFLAKIADYSLTNQSSDTVARLHSTRVLGTFGYHAPEYAMTGQITQKSDVYSFGVVLLELLTGRKPVDHTMPKGQQSLVTWATPRLSEDKVKQCIDPKLKEDYPPKAMAKMAAVAALCVQYEADFRPNMTIVVKALQPLLNAKLVGPTGDSTA, from the exons ATGTTCTGCTGTGGAGGTGGGGAGGTAGAAGCCGCCGCGCCTCCACCCAAGCAGCACACCACCCCGCTTAAGCCCGGCAACGCCTATGCCGGCACCGCTGGAGGAG GTGATCGAGGGGACCCTCGGGCCGCCGGGAGAGGCGGAGCGCCGAAAAAAGTGTTGCCAATTGAGCTTCCGGCGTTGCCGTTGATCGACCTAAACCGGTTAACCGATCATTTCGGACAAAAATCCCTCATCGGCGAGGGCTCTTATGGCCGAGTATACTTCGCCACCCTAAGCGACGGCAGGCCCGCGGCCATCAAGAAGCTCGACACGAACTCATCCGAGACCGAGACCGACATCACCGAGCAGCTCTCCATTGTGTCGAGGCTCAAAAACGAGTATTTCGTGTCATTGTTGGGATATTGCTTTGAAGGAAATAATCAAATTTTAGTGTATGAATATGCGGCAATGGGCTCATTGCATGATGTTTTGCACGGTCGGAAAGGGGTGCAAGGCGCTGAGCCCGGCCCGCTGCTGACGTGGAATCAGAGGGTTAAGATAGCCTATGGCGCGGCCAGAGGCCTTGAGTTTTTGCACGAGAAATGCCAGCTGCCGGTTGTGCATCGTGATATCAGATCCAGCAATGTGCTTTTGTTTGATGATTTTCTAGCTAAAATTGCTGATTATAGCTTGACGAATCAGTCTTCCGACACGGTGGCTCGCCTGCACTCTACTCGTGTTCTTGGCACCTTCGGTTACCATGCTCCTGA GTACGCGATGACAGGCCAAATAACtcaaaagagtgatgtgtataGCTTTGGAGTCGTGCTTTTAGAACTCTTGACTGGGAGGAAGCCAGTGGACCACACTATGCCCAAAGGGCAACAAAGTTTGGTCACATGG GCAACTCCAAGATTGAGTGAAGATAAAGTGAAACAATGCATAGATCCAAAGCTCAAAGAGGACTATCCTCCTAAGGCCATGGCCAAG atggcggcggtggcggcacTGTGCGTGCAATACGAGGCCGATTTCCGACCAAATATGACGATCGTGGTTAAGGCATTGCAGCCACTTCTCAATGCAAAACTAGTTGGACCTACGGGAGATTCAACTGCATAA
- the LOC121770088 gene encoding dirigent protein 21-like, which yields MARAAAATVLAFTILTLLLPANSFSTRLDKREMGISTKREKLSHLHFYFHDIVSGRNPTAVRVAGAATTNSSATGFGMVVMIDDPLTAGPNVSSRIVGRAQGLYGSADMTEFGLLMALNFVFLEGKFNGSTLSVLGRNAALSAVREMPIVGGSGVFRFARGYAQARTHFINMKTGDAIVEYNVYVLHY from the coding sequence ATGGCCAGAGCCGCCGCGGCCACCGTCCTCGCATTCACCATTCTCACCCTTCTCCTCCCTGCAAATTCGTTCTCAACGAGACTCGACAAACGAGAAATGGGGATATCAACGAAGCGAGAGAAGCTAAGCCACCTCCACTTCTACTTCCACGACATCGTCAGCGGGCGCAACCCCACGGCCGTCCGCGTGGCCGGGGCCGCCACCACCAACTCCTCGGCCACCGGCTTCGGCATGGTGGTGATGATCGACGACCCCCTCACGGCCGGCCCCAACGTGAGCTCCAGGATCGTGGGCCGGGCGCAGGGGCTCTACGGTTCTGCCGACATGACTGAGTTCGGCCTCCTGATGGCGCTCAATTTCGtgtttttggagggaaaattcAACGGCAGCACGCTCAGCGTGCTGGGCCGGAACGCGGCGCTGTCGGCCGTGAGGGAGATGCCGATCGTCGGGGGCAGCGGCGTGTTCCGGTTCGCGAGAGGGTATGCGCAGGCGAGGACGCATTTCATTAACATGAAAACAGGGGATGCTATTGTGGAATATAATGTCTATGTTTtgcattattga